A single genomic interval of Dyella sp. GSA-30 harbors:
- a CDS encoding DNA-binding domain-containing protein, with translation MTLLRDIQQQVLHAMLAEQAPPLEILRGDERADAATRFAVYHHAYRARLLEALAIEYPGLALMAGRRFERLGAGYLEAHPSGHYNIRWHGAGLAAFLDYGRPWRDKPAFADMARLDWAISTVFDAADEPVMDPQALAQLAPEDWARLLLHPQYRLQILSTSYNVAAFRKAADLGEPKPKLVHYSTAQSVLIWRQEWTVRYRTLEDDELIVLEAAIGGATFSELCDRLGRFHDESAAPARMVAILQGWLASHLLRAHTV, from the coding sequence ATGACTCTTCTGCGCGACATACAGCAGCAGGTATTGCACGCGATGCTGGCCGAACAGGCGCCGCCGCTGGAGATTCTGCGCGGCGACGAGCGCGCCGATGCCGCCACCCGCTTTGCGGTCTATCACCATGCTTATCGGGCTCGTCTGCTCGAAGCTCTCGCCATCGAGTATCCCGGCCTGGCCCTGATGGCTGGGCGCCGGTTCGAACGGCTGGGAGCAGGCTACCTCGAGGCGCATCCCTCCGGTCACTACAACATACGCTGGCATGGCGCCGGGCTGGCTGCCTTCCTCGACTATGGGCGCCCATGGCGGGATAAACCCGCGTTCGCGGATATGGCCAGGCTCGACTGGGCGATTTCCACAGTTTTCGATGCCGCGGACGAGCCGGTGATGGACCCGCAGGCTCTCGCCCAGCTGGCCCCGGAAGATTGGGCCAGGCTACTGCTGCATCCTCAATACCGCTTGCAGATACTGTCCACGTCTTACAACGTGGCGGCCTTCCGCAAAGCGGCCGACCTGGGCGAGCCCAAACCCAAATTGGTGCATTACAGCACGGCTCAGTCCGTGCTGATCTGGCGCCAGGAATGGACCGTACGCTACCGCACACTGGAGGACGATGAGCTGATCGTGCTGGAAGCCGCCATTGGCGGCGCGACATTTTCCGAACTATGCGACCGGTTGGGCCGTTTTCATGACGAATCCGCCGCGCCAGCGCGCATGGTGGCGATACTGCAGGGTTGGCTGGCCAGTCATCTGCTGCGGGCGCACACAGTCTGA
- a CDS encoding DUF692 domain-containing protein: MNTQNQSKYLPYLGFGLGLRVDHYETLLDHPGQVEWLEIISENYMVHGGRPLSWLEKFRERFPLVMHGVSLSIGSTDPLDEGYLQRLAALADRVEPQWVSDHLCWTGAHGINLHDLMPLPYTEEALDHVVERVSRVQDVLGRRILLENVSSYITYADSQLTEWEFLAAVAERADCLLLLDINNIHVSAHNHGFSPLDYLDGIPARRVQQFHLAGHEHGEQLLIDTHDAPIVDPVWKLYVEAVRRYGRVSTMIERDDHIPPLAELLEELDRARELALPLLKEAA; encoded by the coding sequence ATGAACACGCAAAACCAGTCGAAATATCTGCCTTATCTCGGATTTGGACTTGGCCTTCGCGTCGACCACTACGAAACCCTGCTCGATCATCCCGGCCAGGTGGAATGGCTCGAGATCATTTCGGAAAACTACATGGTGCACGGCGGGCGCCCGCTATCGTGGCTGGAGAAATTCCGCGAGCGTTTCCCGCTGGTCATGCACGGCGTTTCGCTATCGATCGGCAGCACCGATCCCCTGGACGAAGGCTATTTGCAGCGCTTGGCCGCGCTGGCGGACCGCGTGGAACCCCAATGGGTGTCCGATCACCTGTGCTGGACTGGCGCGCACGGTATCAATCTGCATGATCTCATGCCGCTGCCATATACCGAGGAGGCGCTGGACCATGTCGTCGAGCGCGTCAGTCGCGTCCAGGACGTCCTTGGCCGGCGCATCCTGCTGGAGAACGTGTCCAGCTACATCACCTACGCCGATTCGCAGCTGACCGAATGGGAATTCCTGGCCGCAGTGGCCGAACGAGCCGACTGCCTGTTGTTGCTGGACATCAACAACATTCATGTCAGCGCACATAATCATGGTTTCTCGCCGCTCGACTACCTCGACGGTATTCCGGCGCGGCGCGTGCAGCAGTTCCATCTTGCCGGGCACGAACATGGCGAGCAGTTGCTTATCGACACGCATGACGCGCCGATCGTCGATCCGGTATGGAAACTGTATGTGGAAGCAGTCCGTCGCTACGGCCGGGTATCGACGATGATCGAGCGCGACGACCACATTCCCCCGCTGGCCGAACTGCTCGAAGAACTCGACCGCGCACGGGAGCTGGCGCTTCCCCTGCTGAAGGAAGCCGCATGA
- a CDS encoding DoxX family protein — MRQPIADISSRLLDFLYGVRWLGPLAARLSFGYFWLETGIAKVQNLDGFTQRFMGWGVPFPAFSAALSAWTELVGGALIMLGLFTRLVSIPMIINMVVAIVLVVSANFQGIDEFVEADETVYILIFFWLLMAGPGKVSLDTLLARWLGIRTKE; from the coding sequence ATGCGTCAGCCCATTGCCGATATTTCTTCGCGCCTGCTCGACTTCCTCTATGGAGTCCGCTGGCTTGGCCCGTTGGCGGCTCGTCTTTCCTTCGGTTATTTCTGGTTGGAAACGGGCATTGCCAAGGTGCAAAACCTGGACGGTTTCACCCAGCGCTTCATGGGCTGGGGCGTTCCTTTTCCCGCCTTCAGTGCCGCGCTCTCGGCCTGGACCGAGCTCGTTGGCGGCGCGCTCATCATGCTGGGCCTGTTCACCCGCCTGGTGAGCATTCCGATGATCATCAACATGGTCGTGGCGATCGTGCTGGTGGTGTCGGCCAATTTCCAGGGCATCGACGAATTCGTGGAAGCCGACGAAACGGTCTACATCCTGATTTTCTTCTGGCTGCTGATGGCCGGCCCGGGCAAGGTGAGTCTGGATACGTTGCTGGCCCGTTGGCTGGGTATTCGAACGAAAGAGTGA